From Canis lupus baileyi chromosome 16, mCanLup2.hap1, whole genome shotgun sequence:
gatcttggaacagaaaaagggcACAAATGGAAAACCTGGTGACTTCCAAATGTGCCAatttcagtttcattgttttgacAAACTTAGCTGGTAATGTACAATGTTTCAAAAAGGGGAAAATCAAGGGAGAGGATGGAGGGAACCAGACATCATCTGTACTACCTTTGCAACCTTTCTGTGAAtataaagttcttttaaaatgaaacattagGAACTCCTGGGGGGCTCcacggttgggcatctgccttcggtttaggctgtgatcttgggatctgggattgagtcccgcttcgggctccttatggagaacctgcttctgtctgtgcctatgtctctgcctctctctctctctctgtgtatctctcatgaataaataaaatctataaatgaatgaacgaatgattGAAATATTAGCTTTAAGAAAATCTCTTTAGTAAAAAAAGTGGAGGGAAAAGTCTGATGAGGAATGGGATATTTACATAATCTCAAAGTATCTCCCTACAAAATACTAACTTGTTACACAGAAAACAAGGTGCAGAAATCTGGTGAACATCACTTTAATCACCATCAATACTGAGACAAATTGAAATGACACACCCCTTTTAGGATACAGTGAGAATGAACCCAGCATCTCACCTGTgatatttctacaaaaaaaaaaaaaaaagaaagcacaatcCGCACATTATGAGGAAACATCACACAAACCTAAAGTGAGGAACATTCTCCAAATAATTGGCCTGAAGCCTTCGAAAGTGTCAAGGTCATGCACATCAAGTAAAGATTGGGGAATGAACGATATTAGCATGTTTCATTGCCAATTTCCTAGGCTTGATGGTTATATTATTATGCAGAATGTCCTTGCAGGTAATAATGAGACACTTTCTATAAAACATTTGGAAGCAGGGACTATGGTGGCAGCTTACACTCAAATGATCCAGGAGCAAAAagttattgttaaaaaaaaaaaaaaatcctgctgtgattttgattaggtttatttttaattcctgggCTATTTGGGGCCGTGTTTCTCagttaaaagcaaagaaataagcCTCCTGTCATCTCTTAATGAAGAAACAAATCTCACCGTGCTCCTTTTGCATATTACTGCTATTTCCTGTGTATCTGAAATTTCTGTTACTGGAACATTTTGTGTTCCTAATAtagagcaggggtcagcaaacttcttCTGTAAGGGcagatagtaaatgttttaaaCTGTGCAGGTCACTGATGAGGTCTCTGCCTTGTAGTGCAAATGCAGCACACATGAGCATTCCAATGTCTGTATTCTAAttcaactttatttacaaaaacagaaggGTGGGCCAGATTTGACCTCAGGCTGTGGACTGCCCATCTCTGACAGTGAATAGAATACctttgtggggaggggagggatgtgCATATCCTTTGCCccacttttaggaatttatttagCTATAAGATTGTAAACTGCCTACATCTACAGTTAATAGAGTATTAGTTGTGTAATATACAGCACCTCAGGATATTGGAAAAATAtgtcacctttaaaaaataatgttgtaGCTAAAACTTTCTGCATATgtatgattatttccttaggaagaCCTGGGTTTAAGCCCTGCCTCCATCAATCTCAAGATATGGGACctcagggaagggaggggaggttTCTGCCAAGGATGTGTGTACCTGAGCAGCTATCACTCCAGTTCTTCATCTATAAGGTAAGTCTGGTAATGGAACCTGATAGGTTTAAATAACTTAAAGAAAATCACTTGGCAATACATGATATGCCAAGGAGGGAGGATTCCAGGGCAGGCTTCAGATTTCCTTCTGTGTGACTTCCATGTCCATAACTCAATCTCAAGGGCACTCCTTGTCCACCTGGAAAGAACACAACTCCCTACTGTCACTCACTGTGATGCCTCAGTTCTCTCTCCCCAAACAACTGGATTATAAATTCCTCAATGGCAGGAACTactttcttatattaaaaaagatccttaaaaacaacaaccaccTTGTCCTCAATTTTAATGGTAGCACCTGCCATACCAAGACGTAGCAAGTCAAGGTGAAAAGCAGAAAAGAGCATGGGGTTTAAAGTCAGAAATTTGGGTTGAATCCTGCCTCTTGTCACCTGTGCCCCATGAGCTCTTGGAAACTTCTTAACTCCTCTGAGTTCCAGGCTCTCCATCTGCAACATGGGCATAATCTCTGGCATTTACTAGGCATACACGAAGAATAAAACCACCTCACAGAGTCAAATAGATTCCAGAGTAGTATGGCACCTTAATATAAGCCCCAAATAACATTCTTATTGAATTATTAACATCCCAGACGGATCTAGCCTAAGTGTTCCTGCCATCAAGCTGGGCTGTGTCTTCCTACTTTTTTTCTTGCCATTAACAATGACcaaaattttcttattaattttcttaCTTTACATCAAATTCTATGGTTCTGAGATTTCATTCTTGCTGCTGTATGTGATTctatagtaaaaaataaactttattattaaaaaatacgtATCTGTCCTCTAACCACCCTCCAAAAAACTctccaaaaagaaaatgtggacaATATAGGTATATAGGGATGTCTTATCCGATTTCTAAGGATGAGCAGTACATAACCACCTGAACCAAAGAGAGCCCACATGTCAGCAGAAATGGCCACTTACTACTGACCCCAGATGATGCTGACTCCTAGCACTCAGGTCAAATCAGCAGCTGCCTCAGTATCATCTTCTAAAGCAAGCCAGGGGGAACAGAGTGTCAGCCATTCAGTGCGAAGGAGAGGGAGGCGGGTGTAGAGGGTGAGTGTGGTACCTGAGTAGGCGTCGGCTCAGCCGCCTGGATCTGAAAGTTCTGGGAGGGCTTCTGGGGGACGGTGGGGAGGGTAGCAGATGCCGCCTGCACCACCCGCAGAGCCTGCTGGGGGATCTGTACCACTTGCTGCTGCTCGGCCTTGGGGGgcaccacctggacctgctggACCACAGCTGGCTGGCCCCCACCAGGGCTCTGAACAATGAGCAGGTTGTTTCCTGCCTGGATGATGTTGTCCGCGGTGGTCTCAATCAGCACCGTCTCCACTTGCTCCGCCACAGCCACAGGGGGCTGGGAGGTAGGGAGACTCTTCTTCCTGGCTTTCTTGTTAGTCTTagacagaggggtgggggggctctcCGTGAGGAGCTGAGTGGTGGCCCCAGAGTCGCTGGTGTTCACAAGGTTGTTGACGGGCAGAGTGAGTGTCACATTGCCGCCCCCACCCGTCAGCTTCACCACGTTGGCCCCACTCTGCACAGGGGTGGTAGCTGTACTTGACTTCTGAACCGGGGCTGGCTTGATGGGGACAGGCTTGTGACTGGATGGTGAGGGGGTGATGATGGCTTGGCTGGTGCCAGGGATAATCTGGATCTGGTTGGTGAGACTGGGCTGTACCTGGATGGTCTGGGAACTGCTTGCCTGTATCTGAGGGACCGCCTGGTACTGGATATTGGCATTTGATCGGGTCCCTTTGTTGATCACAGTGGGATTCTGAATAGCGAACACGAGCTGCCCCCCAGGATAGGATGCACTCAGTTGTGACCCCTGAATCTGAAGGATGTTTCCTTTGGAGGACAGGATTCCGAAGCTATTCTTGCCAGgactgagagggagaggggcaggttTGATGGGGACGAGTTTCCGTGGTGTGGGCTGGGGGGGAGCAGGCGGCGTCACCGCAGCTTCAACAGCTGGAGGGCCAATTTTGCTACATGTTGCGGCAAGCAGGGCTAGAGGAGATGGCTGGGAATCCTGCGAGAGAACGAGCGGAGGAAAAGTGAGACATGAACCTGCTGCCCAGCCACCCTCTACCCTTCGTGGTCTCCTCCTCTTGGCAGGCTCTTTGGCACCTCTGTGGTAGGCAGGGTGCTAGcatcttccctctccctgctatcttctctttctctgaggGAGAAAGGGTAGGCAGTGCCTTTCTCGGGGGGAACTCTCTAGAAGCCCCCATAACAAGGTGAACAAACACCTTTCCCACAACCCGTGTTTCTCAAGGGGTCACAGAATCATCCTCAGCTTTTAGGCAGAAGTCCATTGGCCCATCACGAGGGCTGAGGGGCCCCTGATTCCTCAgctgaggaaggaagggaggaagaataaACACTCAGGTAAAGTGGGGAGGGTGCTCTTTCGAGGCTACAAGGACAGAGCCTCTGGACTGTAGGGACACAGCCTCTATTTCCCTTTTATGGTCAGTGGGTCTGGTGGAAGGGACCTGGAGTTTAATCCTGCTTTTCCCCCAACTCAACTGTGCCACCTCAGGTAAGTGGCCCTGGCTTCTTCATTGAGAGAAAATGAACCACCGAATCTTCCCAGGGGTCATGTCCCAGGGTGTTTACAGAGAAGCCAGTACAGAGTTTTCAGCTGTGGTTTAATGTCAGCTTCAGAGAATGCCTCCAGGCTGATGCAGCACTGCCTCCCCACCCAAACCCACTGCTCACTCACCTGGGTGCTGGGGGCGGCGGGCTGCAGGTAGTCGCTGGGGCTGACAGCGGCAGTGGCAGCCATGCTGGTCTGTGGATCTGCTGGAAGAAAAGAGACTGAATAAGTCACCAGAGGCCCAAACAGAACCCAAGCCCATTGGCCTCAGGTactccttttgcctctctctgcttctccaagAGGTCAACCTTTTCTAATGCCTCCCCACTCAAGGTTAGCAACCCTACATCTTGTTCGGTGGGTggccttctctcctctcctccgaTCTGTCCATCCTGGGCTGGGAGGGCAGCTGGTTTTGTCTCTAGGCATCATAAAGCCTGGGACAACAGGAAGACACAAGACTTTGCTGAGACCAGCTTCAGTCATCCAATGGAGGAATCTCTACAGGGTACTGCTAACTCTAACTAGGTTGATGGAATCCCTATTTGGTGGGCAGGAGAGCCGCCCTCATCCCAGCCCTGCACCTCTGGTTAATCCTCTAGATCTAACCCAAGCTCCTTGCTCACTCCTTCTATAGCCAAATGCCAGGCTGACAGTCGCTTCTCTCCTAGGATCCCTGACAAAGACACACCTGCTCCACGAGAAAGGAGATCTAAGGTGCTTTATGCTCAGCCTTCACCACAAAGGTACCAGAGCCCAGGTAATGATCTTGAGCATGTGGATAACCACTTTCAGTGACTTTACATAGGCTAACAGGTATGGCCCCAAAGGCATCACCAAGACTAGAACTAATGACTAAAtataatgagaatgaaaacagagtaaattctatttttgttaaaTGTGTACATATTTCTATATGTGAACACAGCAGGAAATGTCTTTGAAAATGCTGAAACGTTAAGACCCATTATTATCTCCTGGCAGTAGAATTTTGCTTGACTTCaagaatttttcttgtttttctggattttctcattttcccacaaTGAATATACCCTATTGTGCCCCCCCCTTTAAGAAAGAACAATAAGGAACGTTGAGGAAGTAATGAAGGGAATGTCTACTCTGAACTTAAATcagatttaaagaattaaagtaaaatggaaatcatGAGAATTTGGGGGTCGGGTGGGGAAGAATCTATGCCATCTTGTAGTTCATAAATCATTAAGGAAAAGGACACTAGGCAGTGAGACTCGCATCCTTAACCTTTGGAAAGTAGCTCTTGGGAAGTACAGAAACAAGGTtattatttcagagaaataaactGTGTGAGAAGCCAAAAGCACAGCTCTAGACAAAATTGTATAGGGAGATCTTGAAATATTACAGACACTGATCCTTGGCAAAATCCTAGAAACAAGACTGAATGGCACGTTATAATTACTGAAGACAACAATGACCCTAAGGAAGAAGGCACAGGGTTGCAAAAACTGAATCATGCTGTTTTCATGAGGTTTTGCATGGATACATCAAGGAAAGGGTATAcactctgtattttatttcaacAAGGCATCTGACcgaaattttcataatattcttatgaataagaagggaaaaaaaaaaaaaaaaaaagaagaagggaaaaaaaactgcAGGCAGGAGAGTATGGTTTGGAGGCCAAGCCAAATGTGCCTCCTCCTAAAAGTGCGGAGATCCACACATCCTGAGTGGTTTGCTGCTGCAAGGTCAATCAGGGTTGTCTCAAACTAGGGGTGGCTCCCAAGACAAGGGTCTGCAGCTTCTCCTAAGGAGGCTAATGCTTTTTCTGCCCAGCATGTTTTATTCTTGTGTACGTTGTAATGGTTATCCTTTCAAAATGAACATACACTGACTGGGTGACCGTTGCTTTGCCAAGCTTTGCCTGTTTCAGGGCCTGTGTGTATGTTTACAGCTGTACTGTTGCCAAGTGGCACCACTCTAACTGCGTGGGCTAATTAAGACAACTTAATTCTGTACATTTAATTCATGATACATCTGTGCAAAGTGAAGGAGAACAGCTCTTCAGAAGCGTGGGAGGACTGTGTTGCTTGGCACTAGACACTGCAGGGTAGAGGCATGGGAAACTCAAGGAGCCTGAGGTGTCAAGTCTACCGTGCCTCATGCTAACAGTAGTGACACAGGTTCGATCAAATGTCAATCTCCCAGAATGAGGTTGCTGATGTGACTTTTACTGGCTTTTTGGTAGTTAATTAATTTTATAGGAGCTAGATCAGTGAGTTGATAAACAGATTTATGTGCGTAATTAAGTTGCAGCATTATAATGAAAACAATCTAAGATGactcaaaaacatttttcctttagaGCAGTAGTGTTCAAACTATTTAGACCATGAACCACAGTTATAAAAACAATTTACATCAAGACCCAGTATGCATGCACCCACACACTTCTCTGTTCTATGCTCATGCAGTGAGTTTCCTGAAATAAAATCTGCTCTTACTACGTGTGATGGACTTGGATATTTTTctactctatttcatttttttcaatgctGGTTGTGACTCACTAAAATTGGTTCTGTGCCCTAGAGGTTGGAAAATGTGCCTATAGAATACTCGATCCACCACCGAAGTTTGGAAAACCATGCAAAGACCAAGCAGGCAGCTGTCACAAACCGAGGATTATAAATAAAATGGGTGTTGGTATTAGGGTTCAAAGAGATCTTTAAAAACTAGCATGTGCTGTGCTTGAGAGCATAAGGCTCCAGACTTAAATGAGGGTTGGAGTCATGCCATCATCAGTGGGGTGGCTGGAGCTTCCCTCTCAGGCTCACTGTGCCATCGGGaagacagagggaacagcatcctcctggggttctgggaggCGTCAATAATTACTATGGAGAGCCGTGAGCACATTGGATCATCAATAAATAGTGGTTTAAACTTTGAAGTTGAGTACATCCTGcacttgggttaaaaaaaaaaaaaaaaacgtgcatACAGGACAGAACAATAGAGCTTAATAGCAGTCCTCCCGTGAAAAAGCCCCAGTGGGTTTGACTCAAAGCTAAATGAGAGGTAATAGAATCTAGATGTGGTTGCCAAAAATCTACTGCAATCTAGGTCTGAATTTTCAAAAGTTCAATCatagaggaataaaaataatcatcctGGTGTGTTCTGCACATCTGAGCCACATCTGGAGTGTCAGGTTTTGTTCTGAGGGATATTTTGCAAGGGGCATTTTCAATTGGAGCTTGTTCAGAGGACAGCAGTGATGGTGTGGCCAGGATGCTGGACTGGTGATATCCACCAGGACATTTATCCCATATGTGGTTCAAAGACTTCGGGGTGGAAACATCAAGAAAGCAGActttgaggtgcctggctggctcagtaggcaAAGCCTgtgaactcttgatctcagggctatgaatctgagccctatgttgggtatagagtttactttaaaaaaaaaaaaaaaaaaaaggcagatttcaGATTAATAGAagggagaactttaaaaaaatgggatcaGTTGCCATTTGAGGTAATGTTCTCCCTTTTCTGGAATCATTTAGACAGAGGCAGGATGTGTGTCTCTGTTGGAAATGAGATGTCTAGATGGTGTAGGAAGCTGGACtgaatctttaagatttttttaaatcctcagaCCACGCTGCCATTAAGAACACAAGCTGAGTTACTTACAGCCACTgctgggaagggaaggcaggggtTCTCCCAGGAGGCTCCCCTTGGGCTCAAGTTCACTTAGCTAAAATTGGTGACTGACTCTCCTGCAGACATCTTCTGCTAAGGAAATGGAAGGACCCTAGAACAGGACAGAgtgtaaatgaaatgaaaacgGGTCTTGTGTTCCTTACTCATCTCCCTTTCCTATTTGCTTTCTCCCTTTGCAGGCGTTGTTACCGAGACTCAAACGGTATGGAGATCGGACTAGGTTCAGAGCGATTCTTCAGTGAGGAACTTAAGAGTACGATTTACTGAAGCAAGCTGCACAACTGCTGGTGCCTGACATTCTACCATTTCAGTTGGTTTCATTTTCCTACCTAGCTGGCTCTTGAAATAACCCTCTGGGTTTCAAATCAACGTAAGTATCTCCTAGTGTCTCTCAGAGCTTTgtggcctggggctgcaggcctgGGCAACCAGAAAAGGGACTGATCTCCCTGCCATTGCAGCATTATATTCTGGGATTAACcatgaaagggaaaagagaagcatTGCCAGTTGGGTGTTTGGAAATGAAAAGTGGTTTAGAAGTAATGTAGATACATAGCTGCAAGACTCTGATCAAAGGTACTTTGAACCTCATTAATTTGGAACCTTATATTTTAAAACGTGTAATTTGGACATAAATTGTGCTTAAATTTGTCTTCATGGTACTCAAAGTGAGGCTAACTAGTGTAAGAAGACTCAAAGGGACTCTTGGGCATAATCATGTAATTGTTTTATACCACTTCTACCATTTTAATCGTACCATTTGCTTTTAACAGTTTACATCCGGTCACTGAAACCGACATTTAGCAACACTGGTAAGTGGGATTTACTGAGTATTttcagtaaagaaagaaaagctgcaTTCCTTTCAGAGTTCAGTCATTCAGACTTTTCATTAATTCAGATTGGCTAAAACTTTCCCAGCAGTCCCCTGGCTCATGAAGTTTTATGGTGATTTATTACACAAGCAACAGTAGCTCTCTTAGGCTCTGCGGAAAACTTCGAATTGCATCAAGCAAGGCTTTCAgactgggggttgggggtggggtctAGGGCCTGATGGCACCACCTGGACTTTCCTTTCCCCATACCGGAAGCCAGTTTAGTTCCAACACCCGCAGAAAGGGCATCCTCTGAGTCTCTGGCTTTTTACAAACAGATCATCCATCTCCACCGCCATCCCCTCCAGCTACAGTCTTTCCTTCTTGTCTTCCTTCCCTGGCCAAACTTGGTGGAAAAGCTGCCAGCACTTTACTGCTCCcctcttttctcatttgcttaTTTCCCTGAGCAGCAGCTCTCTGCTGACACTGCTCCTGCCAGGGTCACCAAGGACCTCCTCATTGCTAGATCCAACAGACCCTCTTCAGCAGATCTTGACCCTTTGActattccctcctcttcaaaaTTCCCACAGATCTTCTCctacttctctgcctcttcttccttttgCCACCCTTCAATCCTACTGTTCCTTAACACCCTCCTTCTCACCCAACAC
This genomic window contains:
- the SP2 gene encoding transcription factor Sp2 isoform X1, which codes for MMPRDKTSCPPSPGWTDRRRGEKATHRTRYPQTSMAATAAVSPSDYLQPAAPSTQDSQPSPLALLAATCSKIGPPAVEAAVTPPAPPQPTPRKLVPIKPAPLPLSPGKNSFGILSSKGNILQIQGSQLSASYPGGQLVFAIQNPTVINKGTRSNANIQYQAVPQIQASSSQTIQVQPSLTNQIQIIPGTSQAIITPSPSSHKPVPIKPAPVQKSSTATTPVQSGANVVKLTGGGGNVTLTLPVNNLVNTSDSGATTQLLTESPPTPLSKTNKKARKKSLPTSQPPVAVAEQVETVLIETTADNIIQAGNNLLIVQSPGGGQPAVVQQVQVVPPKAEQQQVVQIPQQALRVVQAASATLPTVPQKPSQNFQIQAAEPTPTQVYIRTPSGEVQTVLVQDSPPTTAAATSTTTCSSPASRVPHLSGTSKKHSAAILRKERPLPKIAPAGSIISLNAAQLAAAAQAMQTININGVQVQGVPVTITNTGGQQQLTVQNVSGNNLTISGLSPTQIQLQMEQALAGEAQPGEKRRRMACTCPNCKDGDKRSGEQGKKKHVCHIPDCGKTFRKTSLLRAHVRLHTGERPFVCNWFFCGKRFTRSDELQRHARTHTGDKRFECAQCQKRFMRSDHLTKHYKTHLVTKNL
- the SP2 gene encoding transcription factor Sp2 isoform X4, with amino-acid sequence MSDPQTSMAATAAVSPSDYLQPAAPSTQDSQPSPLALLAATCSKIGPPAVEAAVTPPAPPQPTPRKLVPIKPAPLPLSPGKNSFGILSSKGNILQIQGSQLSASYPGGQLVFAIQNPTVINKGTRSNANIQYQAVPQIQASSSQTIQVQPSLTNQIQIIPGTSQAIITPSPSSHKPVPIKPAPVQKSSTATTPVQSGANVVKLTGGGGNVTLTLPVNNLVNTSDSGATTQLLTESPPTPLSKTNKKARKKSLPTSQPPVAVAEQVETVLIETTADNIIQAGNNLLIVQSPGGGQPAVVQQVQVVPPKAEQQQVVQIPQQALRVVQAASATLPTVPQKPSQNFQIQAAEPTPTQVYIRTPSGEVQTVLVQDSPPTTAAATSTTTCSSPASRVPHLSGTSKKHSAAILRKERPLPKIAPAGSIISLNAAQLAAAAQAMQTININGVQVQGVPVTITNTGGQQQLTVQNVSGNNLTISGLSPTQIQLQMEQALAGEAQPGEKRRRMACTCPNCKDGDKRSGEQGKKKHVCHIPDCGKTFRKTSLLRAHVRLHTGERPFVCNWFFCGKRFTRSDELQRHARTHTGDKRFECAQCQKRFMRSDHLTKHYKTHLVTKNL
- the SP2 gene encoding transcription factor Sp2 isoform X3 — encoded protein: MSADPQTSMAATAAVSPSDYLQPAAPSTQDSQPSPLALLAATCSKIGPPAVEAAVTPPAPPQPTPRKLVPIKPAPLPLSPGKNSFGILSSKGNILQIQGSQLSASYPGGQLVFAIQNPTVINKGTRSNANIQYQAVPQIQASSSQTIQVQPSLTNQIQIIPGTSQAIITPSPSSHKPVPIKPAPVQKSSTATTPVQSGANVVKLTGGGGNVTLTLPVNNLVNTSDSGATTQLLTESPPTPLSKTNKKARKKSLPTSQPPVAVAEQVETVLIETTADNIIQAGNNLLIVQSPGGGQPAVVQQVQVVPPKAEQQQVVQIPQQALRVVQAASATLPTVPQKPSQNFQIQAAEPTPTQVYIRTPSGEVQTVLVQDSPPTTAAATSTTTCSSPASRVPHLSGTSKKHSAAILRKERPLPKIAPAGSIISLNAAQLAAAAQAMQTININGVQVQGVPVTITNTGGQQQLTVQNVSGNNLTISGLSPTQIQLQMEQALAGEAQPGEKRRRMACTCPNCKDGDKRSGEQGKKKHVCHIPDCGKTFRKTSLLRAHVRLHTGERPFVCNWFFCGKRFTRSDELQRHARTHTGDKRFECAQCQKRFMRSDHLTKHYKTHLVTKNL
- the SP2 gene encoding transcription factor Sp2 isoform X2; translation: MAATAAVSPSDYLQPAAPSTQDSQPSPLALLAATCSKIGPPAVEAAVTPPAPPQPTPRKLVPIKPAPLPLSPGKNSFGILSSKGNILQIQGSQLSASYPGGQLVFAIQNPTVINKGTRSNANIQYQAVPQIQASSSQTIQVQPSLTNQIQIIPGTSQAIITPSPSSHKPVPIKPAPVQKSSTATTPVQSGANVVKLTGGGGNVTLTLPVNNLVNTSDSGATTQLLTESPPTPLSKTNKKARKKSLPTSQPPVAVAEQVETVLIETTADNIIQAGNNLLIVQSPGGGQPAVVQQVQVVPPKAEQQQVVQIPQQALRVVQAASATLPTVPQKPSQNFQIQAAEPTPTQTFETHSQISLQQAQTTYTPLNVYIRTPSGEVQTVLVQDSPPTTAAATSTTTCSSPASRVPHLSGTSKKHSAAILRKERPLPKIAPAGSIISLNAAQLAAAAQAMQTININGVQVQGVPVTITNTGGQQQLTVQNVSGNNLTISGLSPTQIQLQMEQALAGEAQPGEKRRRMACTCPNCKDGDKRSGEQGKKKHVCHIPDCGKTFRKTSLLRAHVRLHTGERPFVCNWFFCGKRFTRSDELQRHARTHTGDKRFECAQCQKRFMRSDHLTKHYKTHLVTKNL
- the SP2 gene encoding transcription factor Sp2 isoform X5, which translates into the protein MAATAAVSPSDYLQPAAPSTQDSQPSPLALLAATCSKIGPPAVEAAVTPPAPPQPTPRKLVPIKPAPLPLSPGKNSFGILSSKGNILQIQGSQLSASYPGGQLVFAIQNPTVINKGTRSNANIQYQAVPQIQASSSQTIQVQPSLTNQIQIIPGTSQAIITPSPSSHKPVPIKPAPVQKSSTATTPVQSGANVVKLTGGGGNVTLTLPVNNLVNTSDSGATTQLLTESPPTPLSKTNKKARKKSLPTSQPPVAVAEQVETVLIETTADNIIQAGNNLLIVQSPGGGQPAVVQQVQVVPPKAEQQQVVQIPQQALRVVQAASATLPTVPQKPSQNFQIQAAEPTPTQVYIRTPSGEVQTVLVQDSPPTTAAATSTTTCSSPASRVPHLSGTSKKHSAAILRKERPLPKIAPAGSIISLNAAQLAAAAQAMQTININGVQVQGVPVTITNTGGQQQLTVQNVSGNNLTISGLSPTQIQLQMEQALAGEAQPGEKRRRMACTCPNCKDGDKRSGEQGKKKHVCHIPDCGKTFRKTSLLRAHVRLHTGERPFVCNWFFCGKRFTRSDELQRHARTHTGDKRFECAQCQKRFMRSDHLTKHYKTHLVTKNL